Within the Carassius gibelio isolate Cgi1373 ecotype wild population from Czech Republic chromosome B15, carGib1.2-hapl.c, whole genome shotgun sequence genome, the region gaacgtgactgactgaaagggaacttcttggttacgtatgtaaacctcgttccctgaaggagggaacagagacgttacgtccccttgccacatcgctgttcagctgaacggccgggtcactggctcggctcctcagcaaagacttgaatgcgagttgctcgtgttgctccttatatacccgctctgcagGGCGGAGCTCGCAATACAAATTCCGCAGatcaaggtactttgtgtaccattggctcgttttgtaccacttgGAGGTGATTGGgatctcgggcgagatcccattcgtaatgtctccgttccctccttcagagaacgagggttacatacgtaaccaagacgtttttTAATGTccaaaaaaactgcatttttctacatataacaaaaaaatttagcattatttctaaaaaactgcagtaattaaattttttgtaagGTTATTCTGTTTGCTTCTTCATGTGTTTTTTGCCTCATAAAAGGCCATAAACACCTGCATTACTCCCTTAATTGTGACATCAatttgggaagttgtggcctagtgctTAGAGagttttgactcctaaccctagggtggtgggtttgagtcttgggtcggaaataccatgacttaggtgcccttgagcaaggcaccaaacccccaactgctccctgggtgctgcagcataaatggctgcccactgctccgggtgtgtgttcacagtgtgtgcactttggatgggttaaatgcagatcacTAATTCTGAGTACGGGtctccatacttggctgaatgtcacgtcactttcagttTTTCACTTTCATATCAGGTAGTTTGTTTTTTGCTCTGATTGCATTCATGTCATACAGAACatgataataatacatattaccattaaatgaatagttaaaataatacaattttctgaaaatgtactctaTCCAAGATCTAggtgatttgtttctttattagaaCAGATTTAGCATTACATAACATGGTCACCAGTGGAttttctgcaatgaatgggtgtcgtcagaatgagagttcaaacagctgaccAAATCATCtatatcttgaatggcctgatgGTGAGTAAACCTTAATTTtgggtaaaaaacaaacaaacaaacaaaaatattttaataaaaaatataataagaaataaaaggaCCTTTAATGCTTCAGGCATAactacataatttttatttgtggAACTCCATTACTAATGTAACACTGTAAACACTAGGGATGTGCATCTCCATAACTGAGGCCGATGCGATACGCATCTCGATGCATAGCCAACGATACGATACATTAAAGATACATGAAGCAGCTAGCGATGCGATACGATACGATACACCTCTGTTACAATGCAGTGCGATCcgatttcgattcgattcaacacGATTCGATGCGGTATGATGCAATGAAACAAATCATGATATGCATTTCATTATGTTACAGatacttttatttctttgtttcagaCAACAAATCATAAATTAACTTAAGTGCCTTCTGATTTGTAGTGCATGACCCTTATACAAATAGGCTTTGGTagtgcaaaaaaacattaaataaaaccaaatgtttttttcctgttttgtccctactaaaacttttaaaagctcAAACATTTAACAGTGAAACAAATTAAGGATGCTGCTCAGAGGTAAACTGAAGAAATGTTCCATAACATGCTAGCAGATGAATGTGCTTTCAGCAGACAGGCTTACTCAGTGAACAGAAAACAGGTGCTATTTTgacataaccaataataatatgaagtaccaaaaaaaaaaaatttgtcagttattttataactgtattcaaatgtaaaaaaaaaaataatgaaaataaaataaactagtaTAGGCAGTCACAGGCTGCTGTAAACCAGACTCATCAGattaaatttaacttaaatatgctcttttaaggTTTTTCTTAAGAAATATCAGTTGATCCGAGCAGAACTGTTAGGCAACTTCGATTGAAAAAAAGTGTTGATCCTTTGCTCACCCGGCGTCCCGCTAGCAGTGGCAGGTTCAGCTAAATCCgagtgagaggaggaggaggaggaggaggaggaggaggcggccGGCGTCTCCAAACTCACACCGTGTCGGCGCTTCAGGTGTGTTGTCAGATTTGTCGTGCTGCCTGTATATTTTATAGCGGCACgacatattttacaaattgcaTGGGTTTTATCAAGATTTCCAGCTTTCTTATAAAAGCCAAAGTGTTTCCACACACTGGATTTGTAATTACTTGGTGGAGGATGCAACTGCTCTACCTCTGCCATGTTAATCTATGTGACTTTCTTGACACGCCCCGGTCTCTGTGGTGTTGTGAAAGGCTACGTCATCACGCAACAGTGAAGAGAGACGTGCTTGAAAAACAGTTTAGAAGGGTGAAAACAATCTAAAAACATTATTCCTTTTCTAAATAATGAAAGTATAGTTATCtactaataattataaagaagTAAATCTGGGTTTACCGATGCAGATATGTTAGAAACGATGCATTGCGATACAAAAGCCAATTTGAATCCGATGCACACTTTTTAAACCGATGCATCGCATCTTTAACTTTTTAAGCCGATGCACCGAGCGAATCGGGGAATCTTCCCATCCCTACTAAACACACAGTACTCTCTGAAGAGTAAggaatttttaaatgtttcttccACCTATCGAAATCAACATAAAGTAACTTACAAAATACTGTCTATATATGAGGGTATACATTTGTTGTTGTGAATATGATTCAAATAAGGCAGCTTCTGAAGATCTGAACAGTCTTGTCAACACCTAAATCCATTATCCTTGCTGGCCTCACCATTGCTCCTGTTACTGAATGGGTTTCTAGTGTTTCTATTGTCTGGCTCAACCAGACGGAATTTGTATCTTTAACCTTATTTGcactataaaatatgtttttgagagTTGTTTTGAGGTCAGAATTTTTTAGCaggaaggtagatctccaggaacagggttgggcaCCACTGCTGTACAGGATTGTTCGTATTGATTAGAAAGAAGAAGATTTAAATTATTGGGTAATGAACTGGTTTGTTATAGAGAACTTTTAATTAATTGTCCTGACCAGTTAAATTTGAATAATGGtcaggtgtttgtttgtttgtttgtttgtttatttctttgtttgttttttgactaTATATtagataatgaaaagaaaaaaaaagtactaattAAATATATCCAATTTATAAGTtgctttataataaataagtCAGTGTGCACATTTTGCATTGCCATCAATTCAGAAAGATCTTTTTTGGGCCTGTATTGTGAAGAAGATCTCTGTTTCTCTGTGGGAATAGTGCACAGGCTCATGGGAACACAGCGTTGAGTATTTAGAGACATGATTCGTAAAAAGTTTTCATTCCACTCTAACTTGTAAGACCGAGCATTATGATAGAAAAACAAAGTATGGTAAAATAAGTTGAATAGATTTCTATCCATCAACATATTGGGAGAACACAGATTATTGTAGGTCTCTTCACAGCCACTTCACATCACCGTTTAACAAAGAGGCCATTTAAAAAGGAATTATTTATCTAATACTGTCAAATGTATCGTACTGTAGTTTAGCCTACTGTATTGGATTGATCAGCATGAAGAATCTTTCTgctcaaaatattttattcacagaCTTCAAACTGAATGGTTTCTACAGTCTAGGGGAATGGAGGCCTTTTTTATTTATCCCCTTCTTTTTGATGTTTTCATTGTCCATCACTGCAAATTCTATTCTCTTATATTTAATCATATGTCAAAGGTCTCTGCATTCTCCCATGTATGTACTAATAGGTTTAATGGCTGTTGTAGACTTAATCTTACCTATATTTTTTGTACCCAACATGCTTGTTAGCTTTCTATTCAACTGGGGTGGGATATCCCTAGTTGGTTGTTTGATACAAATGTTTTGCATTCATTATGTTGGTGCATTTCAGTCTACTTTACTTTTGTGGATGGCACTGGATCGTTACTTTGCAATATGTAAACCTCTTTACTATCATAAATACATGGCAATCCCTAACTTTCTAAAGTTTGTTGTTGTCCCACTAATCAGAAATGGACTCCTGAATATCAGCATGGTCTATATGGCTGGAAAACTAACATTCTGTGTAACAAATGTTATTGATCACTGTTTTTGTGAACACATGGCATTGGTTCAGCTAGCATGTGGAGATATATCTATTAATAACTTAGTAGGACTTTTGACAGCTTTCCTGATACCAacttttgactttattcttgttaCTGGTTCCTATGTTGTAATTTTTGCCTCTGTGTTTAAATCTGGCAAGGGCCAAATGAAGGCCATAAACACTTGCATTACTCACATCATTGTCATGACAAGTAGTTTGATTTTTGCCCTGATTGCATTCATGTCATACAGAATAAGAAATACTTTTTCTACTAACAGTCGTGTGTTTGTGAGCACAATGTATTTACTTTTCCCAAGTTGTTTTAACCCGATTGTTTATGGAGTGAGAACAAAGGAAATAAGACAACAGTTTCTTCAGCTTGTAAGTGAAGTAAAGATCTTTCCTTTGTAAATAAATGAGTTTGAAATATGATCAACAATATGCTGAAACTGTAGCATTTAAGTAAggatatattattttgttaaagttttagattaattataaaaattgcAAGAGTTGTGAATTGTGTCAAGTGTACATTTCACTGAGATGAAGAATAGCACAAACAAGGTCTTTAAACTACAAGCAAATACACCAAAGACCACTGAGAAACTACAACACAACCGTGCGTATAGATAGgaattgacaaataaattcagGCTTTAAATAGTGAGACACCAGCCAAACCAAATGATGCATGAACAGAATTAATCAAACAATGAATAACCATGGTAACAGAACAGAAGAACAGAACCAATAGACCAATAAGGCAATCCGACCAATCATGTCAAATTGCCATCTTGTCAACAAACAAATCAGACAGGAGTATAGTTTATCATTGATGGACTTacttgaaaaatggtgtgtattGAAGTTTTTCCATGGTTGAAATAAAATAGCCTACATTctgatgtttattcatgtttatgtcgtgcttaattaaatataaaaagatttCAGTACGTACAGACAATACAGTTATCTGTCATCACATTCAttaaagaactgcaaaacaatatttattgtttgaatacatttttttatatatatatatatatatatatatatatatatatatatatattagggccgggactcgattaaaaaaaattaatctaattaattagaggctttgtaattaattaatcgaaattaatcgcattttaatcgcatataaatatttgacctgagaacagtgagaagtatttttttttcacatggatttatagtataccattgaataatgactgaataaatgagcttaagcaacaaaatattgtttatttttgttcaaccaagtctagcagaccagtgcaatttttgccatgaagtgtagcaatagcatatttagaaacaatttaaaaatagtacatttcagaaattcaggaagcttataggtgctggaaccttctgtaaagtgtttttaagtaatacacaatactgtcaaatacattcagaacattggaaacactgactattagaaaacatctctctgttgcttcagaggccataacatactaagtccaactctcaactaccttggccaaaacaataaagagttcaacataaactgttgcaccaacaaaataatacctagttcaacataaagtgtaaagtccacgctagctgctatatgttttgtgttgaggtgatacttgaggctcgatgtgtgctgcggtgatatgcgaacgctagttggtgcttcagtataatcggtcccgccgaaactcatccagtgagaaacgttccgcggtgcaaaaataagttattaaaaatgcgggaattttttttctgtaattaattaatcttagttaacgcgttattttttgtgtaaattaattaatctcaattaacacgttaaagtcccggccctaatatatatatatatatatatatatatatatatatatatatatatatatatatatatatatatatatatatatattgagaatgaggagttgtcgtcatagcacaaagcctccctcgatatcacagtctccgccatgttggcagaATACCGttggcgaaacaggattgtttacatgtgttgttaactcggtagtagaggaggttctcgcaattctgcactgttttaccatgcctgaaagttactgctgcgttaaaaactgctccagtacctctcacgatacatatggaaacataggaacaatggaatacagtttttttttaggttacaccaagcacaaaacagcggtatttggaaaagctctcaagcatccaaaatattgacccatacgagctccctgcagcagaacagagacctggaccatttacctccatcatgcacacatatggacatcgggaattatattgtttttggtttatgttactacacaatgcaggagtttaaaagccacaagtctttggaaagttacgagtctttctgctgtggctgggtccatctacagcaggtgatgaaaacagtgttgtactggccaaagtaagtttcttcacatgcgttttagtttattgtaattacattgcattaagaatgcacttcttgaccaaaatgacaacgTAATTAACTGTGACTGTTTtggcttggtgtgagcttgttcctgtaaggtcccctttctttcgctttatgtttttgcattgctttactttcttccttttctttctcttattcgtagatccgtctcgatctgtttcgccgacaaaataaatgcgctaAAATTAAAGATCTCTGAAAtttttagtcgcgcctctgtgaagttctgaaggcattgcccctggcaaccgatagcgtatccatcatggccgaccggctcagacccctcccaatttgccaaatcggcacgtgactcctcactctcaacaTCAAATTTGAAAACTAAGAAATTGTTTCATACCATTAGTAACTTGTTCTGTCTTGTCTATTGGCTTGtcagtaggggtgggcgatatcttcatatttaaaatatactgagatattttttaaacacgatatggattttgacatatcgtatatatcgatatattgtttatatttaattccgATTCCGCcgctttgcttgtttgccttcactatgctgtgctcgcccccgctcgctcgccccccgcctccttgcttttgtcccctctcccctcgcgtgtagagaactagtcaaaaaaaaaaaaggacaactggctccattatatggagatacttcggtTTTAAGGCATAGGGTgaacagcaggcagatgtctactgtagggcccaatgatttccgcgatgcagaaaacgtggacggaatctcggaa harbors:
- the LOC127972585 gene encoding olfactory receptor 52K2-like, translating into MKNLSAQNILFTDFKLNGFYSLGEWRPFLFIPFFLMFSLSITANSILLYLIICQRSLHSPMYVLIGLMAVVDLILPIFFVPNMLVSFLFNWGGISLVGCLIQMFCIHYVGAFQSTLLLWMALDRYFAICKPLYYHKYMAIPNFLKFVVVPLIRNGLLNISMVYMAGKLTFCVTNVIDHCFCEHMALVQLACGDISINNLVGLLTAFLIPTFDFILVTGSYVVIFASVFKSGKGQMKAINTCITHIIVMTSSLIFALIAFMSYRIRNTFSTNSRVFVSTMYLLFPSCFNPIVYGVRTKEIRQQFLQLVSEVKIFPL